A part of Campylobacter ureolyticus ACS-301-V-Sch3b genomic DNA contains:
- a CDS encoding lysophospholipid acyltransferase family protein: protein MAKSSLKLFFIKWIAYLVIWLIYLTCKKKFTPTNLPSKPCVVVFWHGRLAMMSFAYRHWWSKAFNKQKQGKVIISDHKDGEIITQIISKFGIGAIRGSSSKGGARALINAFKEIRNGVDVIITPDGPRGPKHSVADGAVIIAQKQHLEIYALNYEASKFWQFKSWDEMILPKPFSTMYYSLSKPFSVENLELDAAKEKIKNELFKLAGK, encoded by the coding sequence ATGGCGAAATCATCTCTTAAGCTTTTTTTTATTAAATGGATAGCTTATCTTGTTATTTGGTTGATTTATCTAACTTGCAAAAAGAAATTTACTCCTACAAATTTGCCCTCAAAACCTTGTGTGGTTGTTTTTTGGCATGGAAGACTTGCTATGATGAGCTTTGCTTACAGACATTGGTGGAGTAAAGCCTTTAATAAACAAAAGCAAGGCAAAGTTATCATTTCAGATCATAAAGATGGTGAGATCATCACTCAAATCATATCAAAATTTGGAATTGGTGCTATTAGAGGAAGTAGTTCAAAAGGTGGGGCAAGAGCTTTAATAAATGCTTTTAAAGAGATAAGAAATGGAGTTGATGTTATCATAACTCCAGATGGTCCAAGAGGTCCAAAACACAGTGTTGCCGATGGCGCGGTCATCATAGCTCAAAAACAGCACCTTGAAATTTATGCACTTAATTATGAGGCTAGTAAATTTTGGCAGTTTAAAAGCTGGGATGAGATGATACTTCCAAAACCGTTTTCAACTATGTATTATAGCCTAAGCAAGCCTTTTAGCGTAGAAAATTTAGAGCTTGACGCGGCAAAAGAAAAGATTAAAAATGAGCTTTTTAAACTGGCTGGAAAGTAA